Below is a genomic region from Demequina sp..
CGGTGACGCGCGGGACGGCGACAGTCATCATCGTCGCCACCGGAATGACCACCGAGATGGGCGCGATCGCGACGATGCTCGCGAACGTGGAGCGCGTTCGCTCCCCCTGCAGAAGGAGTTGGGCTCCCTCACCAACGTGATCGGTGCGGTCGCGTGGGGCGCGGTGGCGATCATCATCGGAATCGGCCTGCTTCGCGATCAGTCCTTCGCGGACCTCATGTTCCTGGGCACGGCCGTCGCGATCTCCGCGATCCCCACCGGCATGCCGACGTTCGTGCAGCAGATGCTCGCGTGGGGAGCGAATCAGCTCGCGAGCTCTAAGGCGATCATCGCCTCCCTCAACGACGTGGAGACGCTCGGCGCCACGAGCGCGATCTGCTCGGACAAGACGGGCACGCTCACCATGAACGAGATGATGGCGCGCTCCATCTGGGTCGGCGGCAAGACGTACGCGGTCGATGGCGCCGGTTACTCGTTCCAGGGCGCGGTGCGCAGCGCCGACGGCGAGCCCGTTGAGCGCGCGCAACAGCTCGCATACGCGCTCGCCCTGCCGAACGACGCGACCGTGAGCGCCGACGGCGTGGTGATCGGCGACCCCACCGAGGCGGCGTTCGTGGTGCTCGCGGAGAAGCTCGGCGTGGACGTCCCGGAGACCAAGCGCAAGTTCCCCCGCCTCGCCGAGGTCCCCTTCGACTCTGACTACAAGTTCATGGCCACCTTCCACAAGGTGGACCTCGCTGGCTCCGAGCGCGTGGTCATCATCGCGAAGGGCGCCCCGGACGTGCTCCTTGCCCGCTCCACACATGCCTTCGTGACCCGCGACAAGCAGGTTCCCGTGGCCGAGCTCTCTGACGACGTCACCACGGAGATCGAGTACCGCTCCTCTCAGGGGCTGCGCACGCTCGCGCTCGCGATCCGCGTGGTCGAGGACACGGACAAGGACGAAGCCGCCGCGATCGCCGACCCGATGGCCGCGGTCAAGGACCTCACCTTCATCGGCGTCGTCGGCATCGTGGACCCGCTGCGGCTCGAGGCAAAGCTCGCCGTGGAGGAGGCAAAGGCGGCCGGCATCACGGTCCGGATGATCACGGGCGACCACGTGGTCACCGCCGCCGCGATCGGCAAAGAGCTTGGGCTCACGGGCGGCGGCATGGCTGGCGTCGACTTCGCCGCGCTTTCCGACGCTGAGGTTGACTCCCGCTTGGACGACCTCTCGGTCTTTGGTCGGGTCACGCCGCAGGACAAGCTGCGCCTGGTTCAGCGGCTGCAGAACCGCGGCGAGGTGGTCGCCATGACCGGTGACGCGGTCAACGACGCGGCGGCGATCAAGCAGGCGGACATCGGCGTCGCCATGGGCTCGGGCTCCGAGGTGACTAAGCAGGCCGCGAAGCTCGTGCTCACGGACGACAACTTCGCCACGCTGGTGCACGCGGTCCGGCTTGGCCGAGCGGTGTATCAGAAGATCGCCAACTACCTCACCTTCCAGATGGGGCAGCTCATCTCACTCGTGCTGCTCTTCCTGGTGGCGAGCATCTTCAACGTGAACGAGGGCATGGCTCTCACGCCCATCCAGGTGCTGGTGCTGAACTTTGCCGTGGCGATCTTCGCGGTGATCGTGATCATCATGGAGCCCGAGCAGTCCGGTCTCATGCAGCGGCCCCCGCGCAACGTCAACCAGGGCATCGCGAGCGGCAAGAACATCGTCCGATGGCTGCTCTACGGCGCCGTGCTGTTCCTCGTCTCGTTCGCGCCGCTGTGGATCTTCGGCGACGACCTGCAGGGCGCCAACGAGCCGTCCTATCCCGTCACGATGACCTACGTGATCATGGCGTTCGGCACCCTCGGCACCGCGATCGCACTGCGCCGCGACCCCGACTTCGGCTTCAAGGCGCCCTGGGGCAAGGCGATGCAGCTGCAGATCTGGCCCGTGCTGTTCATCATCGCGTCCACCGAGCTGGGCTTCCTGCAGCGCTGGATCGGCACCACGTCGCTCAGCCCCAACGAGTGGCTCATCTGCATCGTGATGACGCTCATCGTCGTTGGCGTGGTGGTGGGCGACACTGCGCTGCGGCGCAAGAAGCCGGCCTCGGTGGCACCGACGGTTCAAGAGGCCGTGGAGCCCGCTCGAGCGCGCTGACCGTCGGTGGTACGGTCTCGGTAGTCGATCGTCAGGAGGTGATACCCATGCAGGCAGTCCCTACTTCGGGTGTCGCCTTGGAGTCCGCGTAGCACGCACCCCTGGCGCGCCCTTCACACAATTGTGAAAGGCAGTTCCATGGATCACAGGTCTTCTCTTCGCGGCCGCGCCCTCGTGCTCGGGGGCGGCGGCTCTTCCGCGAACGCGTGGCTGATCGGGGTCGTCGCCGGCCTCGCGGCCCAGGGCGTTGACATCTCAGACGCCGATCTGGTCGTCGGCACGTCAGCAGGCGCCACCACGGCGGCACAACTCGCATTCCAACCCGCGACCGAGCTGTACGGCGGGGTGCTTTCGCAACCTCCCGTGGCGCCGCGCGCGGCAGCGGGCCCGACGCTGGATCACCTTGCGCGCGTGCGTTCCGTCAGCGCGGCTTCCGTCGACGCCGATGACATGCGACGGCGCATGGGGCGTTCCGCCCTCGAGCTGGCCGAAAATGCCGACGGATCGGCAGCCGAGCGGTGGCGGTCGATCGTCGCCGCGCGCCTTCCCCACGCAGACTGGCCCGAACGCCGTCTGCTTGTGACTGCGGTGGACGCGCACACCGGCGAGGGTCTCGCTCTGGACCGTGACAGCGGCCTCGATCTCGTCGACGCCGTGGCGGCGAGCACGTCCGGAGGTGGCGCGTATCGCGTTGGCGACCGCGCGTTCATCGACGGCGGCTACTGGCGCAACGAGAACGCCCAGCTCGCGGCCGGATGCGAGCGCGTCCTGGTGCTGTCGCCCCTCGGCGGTCGCACCCTGCATCCGCTCGCGTGGCGCATGCAGCTCGAGGCCCAGGTCCAGGATCTCGAGGCGGGCGGCAGCGAGGTCGTTACGGTGGTGCCGGACGCAGCAGCTCTCGAGGCGATGGGCGACAACATGATGGATGTCGCGCGTCGCCCGGCCGTGGCCGCGGCAGGCTACGCGCAGGGCCGTTCCCTCGCGGACGCCCTGGCCACGTTCTGGCCCGCCGCCTAGACTGGTCCGCATGACCGCAACCGACATCGACGTGGAGCGCGCCGTCCTCGAGGCGTGCCAGCGCGCCAAGGTCGCATCGCGGGCGCTTGCCACCGCCACGCGCGCACAGAAGGACGCCGCGCTCGAGGCGATGGCCGACGCCCTGGTCGCCAACGCGGCAACGCTCATCGAGGCGAATGCGAAGGACGTGCAGCGCGGCCGCGACAACGACATGTCTCCCGGGCTCCTTGACCGGCTCACGCTCACCGAGGACCGGGTCGCGAAGATCGCCGAGGCGCTGCGCTTCGTCGCAACGCTGCCGGACCCCGTGGGCGAGGTCCGTCGCGGCTCCACGCTTCCCAACGGACTGCGCCTCATCCAGAAGCAGGTGCCACTCGGCGTGGTCGGCATGATCTACGAGGCGAGGCCCAACGTCACCGTCGACGCCGCCGGGCTCGCACTAAAGTCCGGCAACGCGGCCGTGCTCAGGGGCGGCAGCGCCGCCGCGAGCTCGAACGAGGCGATCGTCGCCGTTCTCCAGGACGCCCTGGAGACCGCGGGCCTGCCCAGGGACGCCGTGCAGTCCATCGACGCCTACGGCCGCGAAGGCGCGCGCGTGCTCATGAACGCGAGAGGCCTGGTAGATGTGCTTGTTCCCCGCGGCGGTCGCGACCTCATCCAGACCGTGGTCCGCGAATCCACCGTCCCCGCCATCGAGACGGGCGAGGGCAACTGCCACGTCTACCTCGACGCGACGGCACCGCTGGCGCGCAGCATCGAAATCGTCCTGAACTCCAAGACCCACCGTGTGGGCGTCTGCAACGCCGCCGAGACCCTGCTGGTCCACAGGGACCGCGCCGGGGACGTGCTGCCCGCGGTACTAACGGCACTGGCCGACGCTGGGGTCACCCTCCACGCCGACCCCGCCACCGCGCAGGCCGCCCCGGAAGGGGTGGCGACGGTTCCCGCGACCGACGAGGACTTCGCGACCGAGTACCTGTCGATGGACATCGCGGTGAAGGTCGTCGACGACCTCGACGAGGCCCTCGCGCACATTCGCCGCTTCACCACGGGCCACACCGAGGCGATCGTCACCGACGACATCGGCTCCGCGGACCGCTTCGTTGCCGGACTCGACTCGGCCGCGATCATGGTCAACGCCTCCACTCGCTTCACGGACGGCGGCGAGTTCGGTCTCGGCGCGGAGATCGGGATCTCCACGCAGAAGCTCCACGCGCGCGGACCCATGGGCCTTGGCGAACTGACCACCACCACGTGGATCGCCTACGGCGACGGCCACGTCCGCCCCTGACGCGCCTCAACTCGTGAAATACTTGAGGCTCACGGAACGAGAGGAACCGAGATGGTGACTGCACTGCTTGCCGAGGCCACGGAGAAGGCCAGCGAGTCCAGCGTCCCACCGGCTGCCTTCGGCCTGCTCGCGTTCATCATCCTCACCGGCCTGCTGGTCACCGCGTTCGCATTCCGGAGCGTCGGCACGCGTCACTGATCGTGACCCGGATCGGCATTCTCGGCGGCACTTTCGATCCCGTCCACATCGGCCACCTCGCGGCCGCGTCCCAGGTTCACCACGACCTCGGCCTCGACGTCGTCCTTCTCGTCCCAGCGAATGCCCAGCCTTTGAAGCCGCCCCCAACAGCGTCGGGCAGCGACAGGCTGGCGATGTGCCAAGCCGCGATAGCGGGAGACCCAAGGCTCAGCACCAGCGACGTTGATCTCGTTCGGGGAGGCGCCACCTATTCGGTCGACACCCTGGCGGACCTTCGCAGTGAGCACCCTGTGGCGGACCTTTTCTTCATCACGGGGGCGGACTCGCTCGCGACCCTGCAGCGGTGGAAGGACTACGAGACGCTGATCACACTGGCCACGTTCGTGGGAGTCACGCGGCCCGGTCATTCGTTGACACAGTTGGATGCACCACACGTCCTGGTACCGGTTCCAGCGTTGGCGGTATCCTCGACAGATATTCGCGACCGTGTGAGGGCTGGCGCACCCATCCGCTACCTTGTGCCCGACGCGGTTGCACAGTACGTAGACGACCATCAGCTCTATCTCGGAGGATTGCATGACTGAGGCGGCCCAGCCATTGTCGCGCCGTGAGCGGCGGGCAATGGAAGAGGCGGCGCGCGCAGCCGAGGGCGAGGTGACCCAGGCGCTGCCCGTCGCGGGCGAGCCCGAGACCGTCAGCATCCTCAGCCGGCGCGAGCGCCGTCGCCTTGAGCGACTCGCAAACCCGCTTGAGACGTGGACCGAGGAAGAGGAGCTCATCGCAACGGGGCAGATGCCCGCGATGACCCCTGAGGTCATCGCAGAGCAGGAACGCCTCGCCGCCGAGCGCGCCGAGCAGGAGCGAGCCGCTGCCGCGTTCGCCGAGGTTGCGCCGCAGCCGGAGCCGGTGGCCGAGCCCGAGCCGAAACCCGTCGCCGAGGTCGCGCCCGAACCTGAACCGCAGCCCGAGCCAGTGGCCGAGGTCGCGCCTGAGGCCGAGCCTGAGCCCGAGCCCGCCGCCGAGCCCGCGCAGCCGGTGTCGCAGATCCCCGCTGACCTTCGCCACCTCTTCCCGCCGGGCTCGCTGCAGGCGCGTGCCTTGGAGACCCAGCGGACAAACGACGTCTTCACGACCAACCCCTCCGCCGCGGACGAGATCCGTCAACTCACTCATGAGGCGATGGAGGACATCACTCGCGCCAGCACCGGCGCGCACCCGGTGGTCGAAGAGGCGCCGTCCGAGGTCCCCGCGCTTCCGGAGGGCGTCGATGTCGAGGCGCTCTGGAACGCCCCAACCGTCGACGAGCCGGTTCGCGAGCCCAAATTGCCTCCGGCATCCGAGCCGGCGTCCGCCGAAGCTCCGCATGACGCCCCCGTTGACCTCGCTGAGGTGCCGTTCGTCCAGGACCTGCCCGTTCCGTCGGAGCCCAAGAAGGGCGACGCGCCCGGCCTGAGCCCCGTGTGGAGCGCCCTTGTGCCCGCGACTCCTTCGGAGCGCGGCGAAGGTCGTGGAGCCGCCGCCGTGCCAGTGGCAGACGAGAGCCCCGCGCCCTCGCTGTGGGACTCCCATCCGCTGATCAACCCCGGCGCTTCGCCCGTGCGCGAGCTGCCCGCCGAGCCGGTTCAGCAGGAGCTTCCCCGCCCCGATCTCAGCGCGCTGCTGAACACGCAAGCCAACCCCACCGTCGAGCAGCAGGCGCAGTTGCGCTCCACCGAGCCACTGACGTCAACGGGAGCGATCCCGCAGCGAGTCGTCGAGCCCCAGGTGGGAGGCGGCACGCGCCACTTCCGGTGGGCGCACCTTGCGGTGATCGGCTCCATCGCGTTCCTGCTCGGCGTAGTCGCGTGGAACATCGCGAGGTCCGGTTCGTGACGGCTTCCGAGCGGGCGCTTGACCTCGCGCGCAACGCGGCGCTCGCGGCGGAGGACAAGAAGGCCGAACAGATCATTGCGCTCGACGTGAGCGAGAAGATGCCCCTCGCCGACGTGTTCCTCATCGCGTCCGGGGCGAACGAGCGTCAGGTCGTGGCGATCGTGGACGCGATCGAGGAGAGGCTCCACTCCGGCGGCGCCAAGGCGCTGCGTCGCGAGGGCGCACGTGGCGGTCGCTGGGCGGTGCTGGACTTCAACGACCTCATCGTGCACGTGATGCACCAGGAGGATCGCGCGTACTACGAGCTTGAGCGACTGTGGAAGGACTGCCCAGTGGTGCCCCTTCCGTCGGCGCCCGCCCCCGCAGCCGAGTGAAGCGCCTGGTCATCGTCCGTCACGGGGAGACGGACTGGAACGTCGAGCGTCGGATTCAGGGCAGTTCGGACGTGCACCTCAATGCGCTGGGTCGCGCCCAGGCTGCAGCGGCCGCCGACGCTCTCGCCGGCGAACTCGTCAGTCCCCTCATCGTGGCGTCGCCGCTGGCACGCGCCCTGGATACCGCCCAGGCTGTCGCCGACGCGTGCGGCACCGAGGTCACCACGGATGCGAGGCTCGTCGAGCGCACCTATGGCGTGTGGGAGGGGCTCACCGTCGCGGAGCGCGACGCGGGCTACCCCGAGGCGAGCGCCACCTGGAACGTCGGCAATGAGCCCGTCTCGCTCGAGGGCTACGAGCGTCATGAGGCGGTGGCCGCACGCATGCGCGAGGCGCTCGCCAACTGGCAGGATCGCGCCACGAACGACCTGGTATTCGTAACGCACGGCTCTTCAGGGCGGATGCTCATCCTGGATCTCATGGGGCTCGCGCACAACTCGCCGCTCATTGGGTACCTGGGCAACTGCACCTGGTCCATCCTCACCCCGTTCCGCACGGGAGCATGGACGCTTCACGAGCACAACGCCCGCGCACGTCGCTAGGGTCAAGGTGTGACCCGCGTATTCATCGTCCGCCACGGCGAGACCGAGTGGAACGCGCGCGGGCTCTTGCAGGGGACATCGGACGTGCCGCTCGCCGACGCTGGGCGTGAGCAGGCGCGGCAGATGGCTTCCGCGCTCGCTCGCTTGGTATCGCCCGACGCTGTGCTCGTCTCCTCGCCGCTGTCCCGCGCGCACGACACCGGTTTGGCGCTCGGTTCCGTATTGGGACAGCCCGTCGCGGTTGACGAGCGGCTGCGGGAGCGCGCCTACGGACCGTGGGAGGGCATCACGGCCGAGGCGAGGGAGGCCGGCTGGCCCGCCGAGGTGGAGGCCTGGCATGAGGGCGGCAACCCTCACCTGGACGGCTTCGAGGTGCACGACGTGGTGGCCGCGCGCATGTCCGAGGCGATCGAGGAATGGGCGTCCCGAGCGCCGTCCGACGTTGTGGTCTTCTCCCACGGATCCTCGTCGCGCATCGGGATGATGGGGCTGCTCGGGCTGTCTCTGAGCCACCGGACCCTGGGAAATCTGGGCAATACGTGCTGGTCCCGGCTGCGGCGTAGGCCCGACGGCCAATGGACGCTCGAGCGCCACAACGTGTGGGTGGACGTGCTGTACCCGGGGGTGGGGCAGTGAGCCGGATCATCCTGTGGCGGCACGCGCCGACTGCCTCCAACGAGGGCGGCGTGGTTCAGGGCCGCGTCGACACTCCGCTCGACGATGCGGGGATCGCGCGCGCCACGTGGGCCGCCCGGCGGATCGCCGATCGGTATGTCGCTCGCGACTGGCCGGAGCTGCGCGTCTACTCATCACCCCTGCTACGGGCAGTCCAGACGGCCCAGACGCTCACCCAACTGCTAGGCGGCTCCGTGATCGTCGACGAGGCCTTCACCCAGCGCTCGTATGGCGCGTGGGAGGGGCTGACGTGGGACGAGGTGCGCCGCGACTGGCCCGAGCAGTGGGCGCAGCGCGAGAGCGGCGTAGACCCGGATATCCCTGGCTGGGATGGTCAAGAGGCCGTGGGCGCGCGGGTGCTCGCTGGGCTCGAGAAGATCTGGGACGACGACAGCCCCGCGGTGGTGGTGACCCACGGCAGCCCCATCACGCTTGGTCTGCTCGCCGCGATAGGCGAGCCGGCGTCGTCCCTTGCGCTCGGCCGCGTGCCGCACGCGGGGTGCGCGTCGGTGCGCAAGGTCGAGTCGGGGGCGTGGCACATCGAGGCGTTCGGAATCGGCGCGGACTGATTCGCGCCCCGGCGCCTCAACCTCCACCCGTTTAGGCAGCTGAGTCCTGGTCACAGCCGGTCCGAGGCTTGGTTTAGGCATCTCAGTCCTGATCTCGCGGTGCTGCCGCGCCCCCGTCGC
It encodes:
- the rsfS gene encoding ribosome silencing factor — encoded protein: MTASERALDLARNAALAAEDKKAEQIIALDVSEKMPLADVFLIASGANERQVVAIVDAIEERLHSGGAKALRREGARGGRWAVLDFNDLIVHVMHQEDRAYYELERLWKDCPVVPLPSAPAPAAE
- a CDS encoding patatin-like phospholipase family protein, producing MDHRSSLRGRALVLGGGGSSANAWLIGVVAGLAAQGVDISDADLVVGTSAGATTAAQLAFQPATELYGGVLSQPPVAPRAAAGPTLDHLARVRSVSAASVDADDMRRRMGRSALELAENADGSAAERWRSIVAARLPHADWPERRLLVTAVDAHTGEGLALDRDSGLDLVDAVAASTSGGGAYRVGDRAFIDGGYWRNENAQLAAGCERVLVLSPLGGRTLHPLAWRMQLEAQVQDLEAGGSEVVTVVPDAAALEAMGDNMMDVARRPAVAAAGYAQGRSLADALATFWPAA
- a CDS encoding cation-translocating P-type ATPase C-terminal domain-containing protein, whose protein sequence is MALTPIQVLVLNFAVAIFAVIVIIMEPEQSGLMQRPPRNVNQGIASGKNIVRWLLYGAVLFLVSFAPLWIFGDDLQGANEPSYPVTMTYVIMAFGTLGTAIALRRDPDFGFKAPWGKAMQLQIWPVLFIIASTELGFLQRWIGTTSLSPNEWLICIVMTLIVVGVVVGDTALRRKKPASVAPTVQEAVEPARAR
- a CDS encoding phosphoglycerate mutase family protein codes for the protein MKRLVIVRHGETDWNVERRIQGSSDVHLNALGRAQAAAAADALAGELVSPLIVASPLARALDTAQAVADACGTEVTTDARLVERTYGVWEGLTVAERDAGYPEASATWNVGNEPVSLEGYERHEAVAARMREALANWQDRATNDLVFVTHGSSGRMLILDLMGLAHNSPLIGYLGNCTWSILTPFRTGAWTLHEHNARARR
- a CDS encoding histidine phosphatase family protein; protein product: MTRVFIVRHGETEWNARGLLQGTSDVPLADAGREQARQMASALARLVSPDAVLVSSPLSRAHDTGLALGSVLGQPVAVDERLRERAYGPWEGITAEAREAGWPAEVEAWHEGGNPHLDGFEVHDVVAARMSEAIEEWASRAPSDVVVFSHGSSSRIGMMGLLGLSLSHRTLGNLGNTCWSRLRRRPDGQWTLERHNVWVDVLYPGVGQ
- a CDS encoding histidine phosphatase family protein, whose product is MSRIILWRHAPTASNEGGVVQGRVDTPLDDAGIARATWAARRIADRYVARDWPELRVYSSPLLRAVQTAQTLTQLLGGSVIVDEAFTQRSYGAWEGLTWDEVRRDWPEQWAQRESGVDPDIPGWDGQEAVGARVLAGLEKIWDDDSPAVVVTHGSPITLGLLAAIGEPASSLALGRVPHAGCASVRKVESGAWHIEAFGIGAD
- a CDS encoding glutamate-5-semialdehyde dehydrogenase, translated to MTATDIDVERAVLEACQRAKVASRALATATRAQKDAALEAMADALVANAATLIEANAKDVQRGRDNDMSPGLLDRLTLTEDRVAKIAEALRFVATLPDPVGEVRRGSTLPNGLRLIQKQVPLGVVGMIYEARPNVTVDAAGLALKSGNAAVLRGGSAAASSNEAIVAVLQDALETAGLPRDAVQSIDAYGREGARVLMNARGLVDVLVPRGGRDLIQTVVRESTVPAIETGEGNCHVYLDATAPLARSIEIVLNSKTHRVGVCNAAETLLVHRDRAGDVLPAVLTALADAGVTLHADPATAQAAPEGVATVPATDEDFATEYLSMDIAVKVVDDLDEALAHIRRFTTGHTEAIVTDDIGSADRFVAGLDSAAIMVNASTRFTDGGEFGLGAEIGISTQKLHARGPMGLGELTTTTWIAYGDGHVRP
- the nadD gene encoding nicotinate-nucleotide adenylyltransferase; translated protein: MVTRIGILGGTFDPVHIGHLAAASQVHHDLGLDVVLLVPANAQPLKPPPTASGSDRLAMCQAAIAGDPRLSTSDVDLVRGGATYSVDTLADLRSEHPVADLFFITGADSLATLQRWKDYETLITLATFVGVTRPGHSLTQLDAPHVLVPVPALAVSSTDIRDRVRAGAPIRYLVPDAVAQYVDDHQLYLGGLHD